The genome window ACTTCCTCATTGCGAAGACCGGAATCTCGAATGATTAGAGATGCGGGGATGTTGGCTTTGTGGTTGTGAGCATCGGTGTAGTTCGCCAGCACCAGCAAAATTAGTTTGAGTGAGGGCATCAGTTTGAGTTCGCGGCTGATGTGGTCCCAAAGGCGTAGGCGAGTTTGGGAAGAAGATAGAGAAGGAGTCATTGGCGGTCGGGGCCTTGAGGGTTAGGGGTTATAGAAGCTGCGGAGATTGAGGTTGAGGTCTAGTTGTGCTTTGCGCTGTTGCCAAAGTCGGCGCAGGTAAGCAACGGCATCAGGCGCGTAGGTGAAGCGTTCGATTTCGCTTTTGAGTAGTCGGCCAAATTCTTGTAAGGCTTGGTGCGTTTCGCAGGTGCGAATGGTTTGGACGCAGGCTTCGAGCCACTGAATGAGATTGCGGTAGCTGACGAACTGGCCGCCCCGGTCTTTGCGATGGACAAAGAGGACATTGGCCCATTGTTCGAAGCGCAAAATGCAATCGGGCGAGATACCGAGATAGGTGGCGAGGTACGAGAGTGAAATCTCGAATTGGCGGGGGTTGATGGTTTGCAAAAGTTGGCGCATGGGATGCGAGTGGTGGAGAAGAAATTGAGAAGTAGGGGTAATGATTAGGGTTGCGGCAATATTGCACTGGGCAGGAAGACCCTGCCCCTACCGGGATTCGGGGTTGAAATCAAAAAGTTTGCAATTTCGCAGCTGTGGGTAGGGGCGAGGTTGCCTCGCCCTGTGTCCCCTACGCAATTCACCCTTGAACTGACAGGGTTCAAAACGTGGTTGCGGCAATATTGCACCGGGCAAGGAAACCTTGCCCCTACGGATGGAATTCATCACCATTGACATCAATAAGGTTTAGAAAATTTGCGGTCGTGGGTAGGGGCGAGGTTATCTCGCCCTTACCGGGATGCCGCCAAATGATTAGCCACCCTGTTTTTGGCAATGCAAAGTCGGGGTGGCTAGGGGGTGTTAAAATCACCCGTTAGCCTCCTGACTGGTCTCAGTCCAGTTGAGGGGTTAGCTGCCCAGAAGTTGATGTATAGCTTCTCGGCAGCGCTAAGTTTTTGCAGCGTATTAACCGTGATCGACGATAGGCAAAAGCTCCGCTCAGTGCGATGCAGCCAAGATTAGCAGAGCAGCGGTCGTTGTGCAAGCGCGTCTTCTTTTTGCCACCTACTAGCCAACCGAGCCAAATTTTAGCGACCCGTCGCTCCGCAACAAGCACCGGAGCTTACCGATTAGCCAACCGAGCCAAATTTTTAGCTCGCGTCGGTTTGAAATAGCAAAAGATGGCTACTGAAATACAAATGGCTCTAAAAAATTGATTGATTTCCTTCCGAATCATTAACTTTCCAAATCAATTTAGCCAACTTTCGCTATTCACAAGCAAATTTGGAAGAAAATCTAACAAAGTTGGCTAAATTTAGCCAACTTTCGCTGCTGGGACTGAAACTTCGCTACCCAATAGCAAAACTTCGCTCTGAGATAGCTAATCGAGCTTCTTTTTAGTGAAACTGTCTCTAATCTCACTGAACTTTTGGGATCTGCAATGCAAATCTCGGTGATTTTACTAAGTTGAGGCTTGACCTTCCGGAGGTATTTCTAAATCTAGTGGGTTCGCATCTGCTGCAAACTGTGGAGCTATGGAAGCGCTGGATTCAATCCTGATGTCCCGAAGCACCTGCGCTAACAAATGAATGACACCTGCCACACTGTTGGCAGTCAAGCCTACATCTCAGCCAAAGCAGTAGGTAAGAGAGAAGTGGGTGGTTCGCTGAGTCAACTGGGGTGCTACTTTGTCCGCAAACCCCACAAAGCTCAACCTGAAGCTGAAGCCTTCTGAGCAGTTCTTTCAGTTTCTATAGTTCCCAGAGTCTTTAAGTCTCCCGTGCCTTTTGCGGAGACTTGCAAGAGGCGTTTTTCTGCGGCCAATTGCACCAGTTCCTTACTTTCTGGACATTCAACAGAATCAAGAGATAGGCTATTGAAGATGTATGGCCACCAGACCGAATGAATTGAGCCCCAATTCTAGGACAAAGTACCCTCATCCGGTGATTAAGAGCACCGCAAGCTCGCTCTGTCCAATTGTTGTGTGAGAAGAGCTAATTTAGTACATAGTTTAGACCGCCAAACTCTAGATTTTCACCAAAATTTGTTAGAACAGTTCGAAATCTGGGCACCATCTAGGTAGGCCCTTGATTTATTCCTTCACGAGTTAGATGTGAGCTATGGAATAGCTTCAGGCAATAACACTTGAAGATCTGACTTGAGACTAAGTTGTATTTACTGTTTTGGAATGTATATTGACCCGATGAAGATGGGTACACTTTAAAGATGAGAGTGAAAACAAGATATGCCCAGAAAAGAAATACCTGATAGTGCTATTGAGTTAGTTGCCAAGCACATCAATACGAGAAGCAATAAGAATCATGGTATTCCCGTAATAGGACATGAGGAAAATATAGAAACTCCTCAAATATTTGAAATCATTCCCTTCGATCAGATTGATGATAGCGAGAAACGATTTTACGCGATTGATGGCAGCTATAATAGCGAACAATTTTACAACGGTTTATGCCTGGCCATTTATGCGGCTGGCTATATTTGCTTTCACAAAGGTCAGCAAATTCGGATGAATTTATTAGATGATCCAGTCGTGCTAGGTAAGGCATATTATCCACAAAATATTCTTATCACACATCAAGACCATTTAATAGCTATTTATGATGAGTTTCTGGCTTTAGAGCCAGTAAAAGATTTGCTCAATTTCCTAGGTGAGGCTCCAGAAAAGATTTTTCCATACAAAAAAGAACAAATTTGCACTAACCTATCAACGTTACTAGGCTTTTGTCAGGAAGTATTAGAGATTGCTCTTATTTTAGAGATCACTAATTTAGCAGAAACGAAGCCAGGAGATTTTATTTTGCGAGATGGTACGCTACGTCCCTTGCAAATTAAACAGGAATACTTAGTGAAGTTAGGAAAGTATGCTCATGAAAACGGTATAAAAATAGTCGCTGTTACCAAACAGTCTCCCACCAAAATGGAGCTTTCCTATACATTTAGGCAGATTGATAACTATCTACAAGATCAGCTTAAGCATGAGTATCCTTTTACAGAAACAGATCCAAGGCGTAGAAAGCTCTGTTGCTGGTTTGAGGTTCCTGATGTAGTTCTCAAAGCAGCATATCAAGGAGACATGTTTATCAAAAAATCTATTCGTGGAGGGCGGGGGTTTGGGTTGTTTTTCGCAGCTAGGTTAGACTATGTTGAAAAGTTGCAAAACTATGACTGGCTCATAGTAGATGTAAATATCTTTAATGCGATTCCAAAGATTGAATCAAAAAATTTTGAAAGAGATAAGGCAGAATTAGACTCGATATTTAAGGAGTTAACTCGCCTTACTCAAGAACACTACATCCTTGGCTATCCTTATCCATTGTGTGAAGCTCATAATTTCATATCACTGAAGAAGAATTTTAAAGAGGAGATAATAGCTCGTCTTAAATACTCACTCTACAGAGATCAAAGAATGGACAATGTTGACATCGAAAATCTTTTTCTGGATATGCACGAAAGATTCTAGGAGGACTTATGGGAAAAGTTGATTTTGGTGTTCTTTACGGTCAAAAAACAACTGAGGATGCACTACTGATATACTCCTCTTATGAGGATGCTAAAGCTAGTCCACAAACTGGAGATTTCATTGTATTAACCCCAAAAAATGAGGGCAATACAAAATACTTGGCAAGGGTCGAGGCTGAAATCTATGACGAAGACCCTATTTTTAAGTCACAAGATAAAACTTTGATCGCTGTACATTACGCCAGGATTGCAGAAAGGGAGCTTTCTGAACGGGACAAGCAAAAGATGTTCAGCTACACTTATAAAGTGCGAATTCTAGGTACGTTTACAGATAGTGGTTCTACAATTTCTTTCACAACTGCTGTAAGAAAACTACCAATTGTTTCTTACATTGCAAGGCATTTAAACAAACGCGAAATAGAAGCAATCCTCAACAAAACGAATGAAAATGGTGTTGAGATTGGATACCTTTGTGTAGGAGAAACTGTCTTTAGAGATAAAGGGCCAATTCTATTTGAGATTGGAAAACTGCGTAGCAGACGCACAATGGTTTTTGCTCAGTCAGGTTTTGGAAAGACCAATCTCGTTAAAGTACTTCTCTACCATATGACTCGCGATACGTCATACGGGAAGTTGATTTTTGATCTAAATGGCGAATATTTCTTGCGTGGCACAGCTACATATGGATTAGGAGATATCAATGATGACCGAATTCGAAATAATGTCGTTGTATATACCGATAAGAAATTGCCGGAAGACTATGTGAAACAGAAGCGATTTATTTCTGGTGGCAAAGTTGCCCTCAATATGCACAAGCACTTAGCGGTGGGCGACATATTAAACTTCGGGGCTGGTTTTTCTGAAGTCATGAAATCTTTTCTTCTGTATCTTGATGAAGACGGCGTGTCTAACTTTATTGAGAATATTGATGACTATGTTGAAACTCCAAGTAACCTTTATCGAGACTTTTCTGACTTCTTTGGTGAACAGAAAAAGGATTCAAAGGGAAACCCTAAAGAAGATGTTTCTGCTCGAAAAACAATTATGGCGATTCGGAAAAGAATCCGTCATTTAATTGATGAAGGTACCTTACATTCTAAAGCATCGAAACTCTTGGAAGATGTATTCAAATATTTAAAGGAAGGAAAGACTGTCATTATTGACTTATCTCTGAAAGATAATATGGATGCTAGCATCATTTCAACTATCTTAGTTCGCAAGCTGTTTGAAGGTAACAAGGAGAATTTCACCTCGGATGAGCCAGACAAAGTCGTTAATGCTGTCGTCTTTGTGGAAGAGGCTCAAAATGTTCTGTCTCAAGAGTTTGTTAAGTCAAATGCGAATCCATTTGTCAGAGTAGCAAAGGAAGGCCGTAAATTTGGACTCGGCTTAGTTGCTGTAACGCAGCGCCCTTCTGCAATTTCTGATGAAATTCGAACTCAAGCAGAAAATTTCTTTGCTTTTCATATGGGCAATTCTGATGACATTAAGGCACTTGTGAAGTCCAATATCAACTACGATGGAGTAATCTCAAACTTTATCCAACGTGAGACAATCGCAGGTAATCTCTATATGGTTTCTTCAGATCAAGCTTTTGCCCTTCCTGTTCGGGTTACTGAATTTGAAAAACTGGTAGAAGAGAAAGTGTATTCAGAGACCAGATTTAAAGATTGATTCAGGCTAAGAGTGATATCTTAAAAATTCTTAGATGAGGTGTGATGGAAGAGAAACACAAGCAATTCCTTAAACGAAAGCTGCTTAAAAATCTAAAAGATTATGGAGTTGTGTGGAACGAAAAAAAACATCAAGTTATTGTTGAAGATTTCAGAGAGGTTCAGCGAAAACTAGCTGAACGGACAAATTCAAAAGGGCAAGAGTATAAAAATAAAGTTCAAAAGTATCTTGCGCAACCATCAGATATTAATATATCTAAAATCAACCCTCGCCTCGTTGCAGTTGAATCTAGAGCCGAACATCAACGTCTTTGGGCATATGCTACATCTCGTTGGTCTGTACCTGTTACAGTTGGGTATGGGAGACGTCTTCGATACTTTGTCTTCGATCGTCAGAATGATAAGTTGATTGGTATAGTTGGTCTTTGTGATCCCGTCATTGGTTTAGGTACTAGGGATGACAAGTCTATTGGATGGACAAAAGATCAAAAAGTGCAGCGCTTATATAATTGCATGACTGCATATATTCTTGGAGCAATTCCGCCTTATAACAAGGTGCTTGGCTCAAAACTGGTAGCTCTTACTTTAATGTTTCCAAGAGTTCGCAAGGACTTCTATCAAAAATATAAAGATAGTTCCTCTCTTATTAGTGGGGAAAATAAAAAATCTCATCTTATTTATATTGATACATTAGGAGCGTTTGGTAAATCAGCGATTTATAATCGGTTGACAAATTGGGAATTTATAAATTATACAAAAGGGCAAAGCCATCTCCACATAACGGCTAATGGTAGTTGGGAATTAATCAAGCAAGTTGTTCCAGAAGATGCTTTTGAAACTTATGAGTTCGGTCAGGGACCAAATTGGAAACTGCGTACATTGAGAAGAGCCTTGCGTGAACTTGGTTTGTCGGAGGAGATGCTTAGTATTGGCTGGCAGAGAGGTTATTACCGTTGTCCTCTAGCTGAGAATTGGCAAGAGTATTTACTGGGAGAGACAAACCGGGTTATATGGAAAAGCTTTACTCAAAGAGATTTAGTGAACTATTGGTACGAAAGATGGGTGATGCCTAGATTTGATACTTTACAAGCTAATTTAGAGTCGTACACTGACCGATAGGGGGGCTGACTTGTACTTAAGGTGAATTTTGATCTATCCAAGTATTATATGGAAAAAGTTAATCTAATACATTTTCAAAATCTCAACCTACTCTACAGGCTCCACTCGCTTCAAATGTTCCTGCCCCCATTCACAAAGAGCTTTCAGCGCAGGCTCAAGGCTTTTACCATAATCCGTAAATGAATATTCAACCTTGGCAGGAACATCCGGATAAACTTTTCGATTAACAACTCCATCGTTTTCTAATTCTCGAAGCTGTTGAGCCAACACCTTTTCGCTGATCTCAGGCATCAATCGTTTTAACTCGCTAAAGCGTCTTGCCTCATCCTTCAATTGCCATAAAATTAAGATCTTCCACTTCCCGCCCAGAACTTTTAAAGTAGCCTGAACAAATCTCGTACCCTCAGTTTGCCCTTCCGGCATTTGCGTTCTTCCTTAAAGATCTTCAAGACTTGGAGGCTTACAAAAAAGTAAGTTCTTCCCAAAAAACAAACGTGAGCATACCATGTATCTGTTCAGCAATCACCTCTGTGAACAGGAGCTAACCTCATGTCAGCATTGACAGGAAAAGTCGCAATCGTAACCGGCTCATCACGGGGTATTGGACGAGCAATTGCCGAACGCTTAGGCAAAGATGGTGCTAATGTTGTCGTGACTTATGTTGGCAACCGAGACAAAGCAGAAGAAGTTGTGTCAGCCATCCAAGCAACTGGAGCAGAGGCAATTGCCATACAAGCCGACATGAGAAGTCTGACTGATATTGGCAAGCTATTTCAGCAGACACTTGAACGTTTCGGAAAGCTAGATATTCTCGTCAACAATGCCGCTGGCAAAAACATCTTCAAACCCACTGCTGAGCTGACCGAAGAAGAATACAACAGCATGTTTGATATCACCAGAGGCGTTTACTTCGCATTGCAACAGGCCGCGCAGCACATGTCAGACGGAGGGCGCATCGTCAACATGTCTACCAGCGGTACAGCAATGGCAATTCCAAGCGGTGGCGCTTATTCAGGCAGTAAAGCAGCAATTGAGCAGTTCAGCATGTGCCTGGCCAAGGAACTTGGTCCCCGTGGTATCACCGTCAATACCGTTTCTCCCGGCGTGACCGCAACCGATGGACTTGTGCTCGAGCAAGACCAGGTGAATCAAATGATTGCTCAAACTCCCTTGGGACGTTTGGGTCAGCCTGATGATGTTGCCAGTGCTGTTGCCTTATTAGTCTCCGATGACGCCCGTTGGGTAACAGGCCAAGGGCTACGAGCAAACGGCGGCATTGTGTAGCGCCGGATTCGTCCAATTTGAATGTAAATAATCTCTGTTTCAGAGTTGTTTAGGTATGAATGGCTAGCTCTATAGAATCTCTGTGGCGAGACGTAACAAATTCTGCAAGATCTTTAGAGCTAGCCATAAACTTTCAAAGCATCGCGCGGGCAATTGTGAAACGGTTGCCCGATGACGATGATTACCCTACTAAAATCATCAAAAATATGAAGCTTGTATGATTTTCCCGGTAAATAAGTAACGGGCGGCGTGGATATTCATCTTCGAGTGGGCAGACTGGGACTGGACATTGCCTGAGCCGTCCTCACCCCATGAACACGACAACCATTAGTCTTCGCGCTGCCCTGCGAAGTCTTCCTGAAAATGCCCAGGAACCCATTGTTGAGACGCTTTTTGCAACGCCGCTGCTAGAAGCATTAGGGTTTCAGTCTGGAGAAATTCATCCAGAGTACAACACTGGCGATGGAGCGGTTGATAAAGCCGCCAGAAAAACCATCGGAGACGATGTTTTTCTATATACAAAAGCGAATCCCTATCTCCTAGTTGAGTTGAAAGGGAGAGACATCAACCTATCCAGCGAGGCCGCAGACTATCAAAAGACAGTCAAGCAATTAAAGCGATATCTGCTTGCGCCTAACTGTCAGACAGTCCAGTGGGGAATTATTACCAATTCTTGCCACATTCAACTATTTCGGAAGCATGGGAGAGTAATTTTCCCAGCAACCCAGTGCCTTTCCCTAAACGAAGACAATGTTGATCAAGTCGTTGCTCTCATACGCCAAAAAATTGAAAAGCCAGCCAAGGCCCTGACGATTGCCGTTTACAACAACAAAGGCGGCGTTGGGAAAACAACGACAACCGTTAATCTTGCCAGTATCCTAACTTTTCTAGGCAAGAAAGTCTTGGTGATTGATCTTGACCCCAATCAGCAAGATTTAACAAGTTCTCTAGGTTTACCAGTGAGCAAGGGAGACGTTCTCAATGCTCTTACCGAACGGGAAGTCAAGCTTCAGAGCGCTATCCGTCCCTATTCATTTCCCCTGAAGACCAAAAAATCAGAGCTTAGATTTGACATCATTCCGGCTGATGAAGGATTAGTCGAAGAATCTGAGGCGTTACTAAATCAGCGGATAAAACGCAATGCGCTTTATCGAAAGTTAGAACCGGCAAGACAAGAGTATGACTATATTCTGATAGATGCCCCACCTAATTGGCGTTTTTACAGCCAGCTCGCTGTCTACGCAGCTGATGTCGTTCTCATGCCAACAAAGCATAATAATCTTTTCTCCCTGGAGAATGCCGCAACGGCAATCAAGAAGTTCATCCCTAAAACGCAAGAGGAAAAGGCTGATGGCACTCCCGTCGCCTTGCCAATTTTCTTCAATGGCGAGAAGATTACCCCACCTCAGCTAGCGGTTGCACAGCAGGAAATCAACAGCATTATCAAAGCTGTCAAGAAGGAAGAGAAGTTTGATCTGTTGCCTTACTTCTATCCCAGATACACCAACGCCGTCAGAGATCTCCACATCCATCAAATACCGAGCTACGCTAACATCGCCGGTGCAGCCTTTTCGCGCACGCCCGCAGTCTACCGCGATAGATCGGCTCATGAGTATTACAAAAATCTAGCCAAGGAGTACTTCCTGCAATGAGTAATCCCAGAGATATTGGCAACTTGATGCATCTATACCTAGATGAGATCAGCCCTGGCAACGGAACCGATGCCCCTGAGTTTTTGCTCAAAGCGTCCGCCAATCTGCTCAATCAAAAAGGGGGACGAAACTGGATCCCAGTCATCGTCAAAGAAACCGGCGAAGACAAGTACGAAGTCATCGGCAACTCCTTCGTCTATGCTGTTGCTGAAAAGGCTGGCTTAGAGCGCATTTGGTGCATTATTGCTGACGACAGCAGCGATACAGTCGAGATTACCAAAGTACTTGCAGGCGAAGAGGTACCCAAAATCAACCTCTCCAAAGCTTCTAGAGACGAGATTATGGCAGCCCTGCAATACTTAATTGAGCAACCCGCCAGCGCTCTCAAGACCGTCAAACTGGCCGTTGCGACCAATAGAATCGATGAAGCTCCCCGTCAATACTGGAAGAACTTCGAGCCCATCACAAACCTAAAGTGCGGCATCACCAAAGGCAAAAAACTTGACGCTCTCAAGCAAGTGTTTTATCTGACACCTCAAACAATGCCAGACACCATCACCGACGCAGACATTCTCAAAACGATGTCAACAGCGGATTTAAAAGGAATGGCCAAGAAACGCGGTATTGCTGGTCTAAGCAAGATGAAAAAGGATGAACTCGTCGTTGCCCTGAGTAAGAATTGAAGTTAATCCGTTTCTGGCCTAACGCTAAGAGCGACACGTTAAGTTGTGAGGGTTGAACGCTAGTTCTGACCCTCTTTCTTTTAAAACCTGAAAGGCCTATAACAAGATATCAGTTTATTCATAAATGAGCCTGTAAATACTGCCGATACAAATTGCAGCGTGTCAGTATACTATCTCCTTGAAATTTCACCAAGCCAAGGCTGTGCAATTTAAATTTATTTACCGTTGATAGTTTGACAGA of Leptolyngbya sp. FACHB-261 contains these proteins:
- a CDS encoding DNA double-strand break repair nuclease NurA codes for the protein MPRKEIPDSAIELVAKHINTRSNKNHGIPVIGHEENIETPQIFEIIPFDQIDDSEKRFYAIDGSYNSEQFYNGLCLAIYAAGYICFHKGQQIRMNLLDDPVVLGKAYYPQNILITHQDHLIAIYDEFLALEPVKDLLNFLGEAPEKIFPYKKEQICTNLSTLLGFCQEVLEIALILEITNLAETKPGDFILRDGTLRPLQIKQEYLVKLGKYAHENGIKIVAVTKQSPTKMELSYTFRQIDNYLQDQLKHEYPFTETDPRRRKLCCWFEVPDVVLKAAYQGDMFIKKSIRGGRGFGLFFAARLDYVEKLQNYDWLIVDVNIFNAIPKIESKNFERDKAELDSIFKELTRLTQEHYILGYPYPLCEAHNFISLKKNFKEEIIARLKYSLYRDQRMDNVDIENLFLDMHERF
- a CDS encoding ATP-binding protein; the encoded protein is MGKVDFGVLYGQKTTEDALLIYSSYEDAKASPQTGDFIVLTPKNEGNTKYLARVEAEIYDEDPIFKSQDKTLIAVHYARIAERELSERDKQKMFSYTYKVRILGTFTDSGSTISFTTAVRKLPIVSYIARHLNKREIEAILNKTNENGVEIGYLCVGETVFRDKGPILFEIGKLRSRRTMVFAQSGFGKTNLVKVLLYHMTRDTSYGKLIFDLNGEYFLRGTATYGLGDINDDRIRNNVVVYTDKKLPEDYVKQKRFISGGKVALNMHKHLAVGDILNFGAGFSEVMKSFLLYLDEDGVSNFIENIDDYVETPSNLYRDFSDFFGEQKKDSKGNPKEDVSARKTIMAIRKRIRHLIDEGTLHSKASKLLEDVFKYLKEGKTVIIDLSLKDNMDASIISTILVRKLFEGNKENFTSDEPDKVVNAVVFVEEAQNVLSQEFVKSNANPFVRVAKEGRKFGLGLVAVTQRPSAISDEIRTQAENFFAFHMGNSDDIKALVKSNINYDGVISNFIQRETIAGNLYMVSSDQAFALPVRVTEFEKLVEEKVYSETRFKD
- a CDS encoding Druantia anti-phage system protein DruA translates to MEEKHKQFLKRKLLKNLKDYGVVWNEKKHQVIVEDFREVQRKLAERTNSKGQEYKNKVQKYLAQPSDINISKINPRLVAVESRAEHQRLWAYATSRWSVPVTVGYGRRLRYFVFDRQNDKLIGIVGLCDPVIGLGTRDDKSIGWTKDQKVQRLYNCMTAYILGAIPPYNKVLGSKLVALTLMFPRVRKDFYQKYKDSSSLISGENKKSHLIYIDTLGAFGKSAIYNRLTNWEFINYTKGQSHLHITANGSWELIKQVVPEDAFETYEFGQGPNWKLRTLRRALRELGLSEEMLSIGWQRGYYRCPLAENWQEYLLGETNRVIWKSFTQRDLVNYWYERWVMPRFDTLQANLESYTDR
- a CDS encoding helix-turn-helix domain-containing protein, producing MPEGQTEGTRFVQATLKVLGGKWKILILWQLKDEARRFSELKRLMPEISEKVLAQQLRELENDGVVNRKVYPDVPAKVEYSFTDYGKSLEPALKALCEWGQEHLKRVEPVE
- a CDS encoding glucose 1-dehydrogenase; translated protein: MSALTGKVAIVTGSSRGIGRAIAERLGKDGANVVVTYVGNRDKAEEVVSAIQATGAEAIAIQADMRSLTDIGKLFQQTLERFGKLDILVNNAAGKNIFKPTAELTEEEYNSMFDITRGVYFALQQAAQHMSDGGRIVNMSTSGTAMAIPSGGAYSGSKAAIEQFSMCLAKELGPRGITVNTVSPGVTATDGLVLEQDQVNQMIAQTPLGRLGQPDDVASAVALLVSDDARWVTGQGLRANGGIV
- a CDS encoding AAA family ATPase — protein: MNTTTISLRAALRSLPENAQEPIVETLFATPLLEALGFQSGEIHPEYNTGDGAVDKAARKTIGDDVFLYTKANPYLLVELKGRDINLSSEAADYQKTVKQLKRYLLAPNCQTVQWGIITNSCHIQLFRKHGRVIFPATQCLSLNEDNVDQVVALIRQKIEKPAKALTIAVYNNKGGVGKTTTTVNLASILTFLGKKVLVIDLDPNQQDLTSSLGLPVSKGDVLNALTEREVKLQSAIRPYSFPLKTKKSELRFDIIPADEGLVEESEALLNQRIKRNALYRKLEPARQEYDYILIDAPPNWRFYSQLAVYAADVVLMPTKHNNLFSLENAATAIKKFIPKTQEEKADGTPVALPIFFNGEKITPPQLAVAQQEINSIIKAVKKEEKFDLLPYFYPRYTNAVRDLHIHQIPSYANIAGAAFSRTPAVYRDRSAHEYYKNLAKEYFLQ
- a CDS encoding Rho termination factor N-terminal domain-containing protein; this translates as MSNPRDIGNLMHLYLDEISPGNGTDAPEFLLKASANLLNQKGGRNWIPVIVKETGEDKYEVIGNSFVYAVAEKAGLERIWCIIADDSSDTVEITKVLAGEEVPKINLSKASRDEIMAALQYLIEQPASALKTVKLAVATNRIDEAPRQYWKNFEPITNLKCGITKGKKLDALKQVFYLTPQTMPDTITDADILKTMSTADLKGMAKKRGIAGLSKMKKDELVVALSKN